The following proteins are encoded in a genomic region of Bernardetia sp. MNP-M8:
- a CDS encoding restriction endonuclease: MNNYDFSTLNDKEFETLVKDLLNAKFGFELQDFKKGRDKGIDLRYSTSENDNSLVVQVKHYVNSKYANLKYGMINTELPKVKKLKPSRYIVVTSLELSPQEKDELKKELKPFILSSQDIIARNELNSYLSENKEIEKKYFKLWFSSINVFNSILNNAVEGRTRFLLEKIKRKLPFYVPTKKTDDANRILEKEKLLLITGQPGIGKTTLAEILLLDKAEKGYKIYQIENVRDAEDVFSPNPEQKQLFYFDDFLGANYLEIVNADKTETQLTNFIDRVRHSENKYLILTTRTVILNYANEKYEKISRASLKRDKFEIELTDYNDYQKALILYNHLYFNQISNDLYEIIIQERFYWNIIKHKNYTPRLIEFLVEKREIENLTPVEYKEIIINNLEYPKKIWKKSFENQISDLDRCLLFTLFSFEVEPKVEVLREAYKSRLNFEMKEYNLSISSNTFEKSIKILQNGFILSKIYSRDSNSQHFGFINPSLTDFLISYIEESYSTKKNIISSVLYIEQLAKFNPNKKIFILDEEFQRIIFNKIRNNELQSINKDKEYLTDDSNVIQCIRILINYCDSIDTDEVLLEYVQKIDLNSHFLFVYKDIMIMLEYANKKCFSFFKENFILIIEKVLKLIDDQSDAEVLVDLFYKYNDYDDYILDESKQEKISNMIEVIFESEKERTKNKLEESILDISEIEEANTKLQEFLDELHEFLLPDVELNFSVDEFYTEDWMDIVEENNNYNDDYEDDVLFNIGNDINPSYDIDDLFD; the protein is encoded by the coding sequence ATGAATAACTACGACTTCTCAACTCTTAATGATAAAGAATTTGAAACTCTTGTAAAAGATTTGTTGAATGCCAAATTTGGGTTTGAATTACAAGATTTCAAAAAGGGAAGAGATAAAGGAATAGATTTGAGATATTCAACCTCTGAAAATGATAATTCATTAGTAGTACAAGTCAAGCATTATGTAAACTCAAAATATGCGAATCTAAAATACGGTATGATAAATACTGAACTTCCAAAAGTGAAGAAACTCAAACCAAGTAGATACATAGTGGTAACATCTTTAGAGTTATCCCCTCAAGAAAAAGATGAACTAAAAAAGGAGCTAAAACCATTTATTTTGAGTTCACAAGATATAATTGCAAGAAATGAACTCAATAGTTATTTATCTGAAAATAAAGAAATTGAAAAGAAATATTTCAAGTTGTGGTTTTCAAGTATAAACGTGTTTAATTCTATTCTAAATAATGCTGTTGAAGGTAGAACAAGATTTTTGCTAGAAAAAATAAAAAGAAAACTTCCATTTTATGTTCCTACTAAAAAAACAGATGACGCAAACAGAATATTGGAAAAGGAAAAGCTGTTACTTATAACAGGTCAGCCAGGAATTGGTAAAACTACCTTAGCAGAAATTTTGTTACTTGACAAAGCTGAAAAAGGATATAAAATATATCAAATTGAAAACGTAAGAGATGCAGAAGACGTTTTTTCTCCAAACCCTGAGCAGAAACAGCTATTTTATTTTGATGATTTTTTAGGAGCAAATTATTTAGAGATAGTAAATGCTGACAAAACAGAAACACAACTAACTAATTTTATTGATAGAGTTAGACATTCAGAAAATAAGTATTTAATACTGACAACCCGTACAGTAATTCTCAACTATGCAAATGAAAAGTATGAAAAAATAAGTCGTGCATCTTTAAAAAGAGATAAGTTTGAAATAGAATTAACAGATTACAATGATTACCAAAAAGCTCTTATTTTATACAATCATTTATATTTTAATCAAATTAGTAATGATTTGTACGAAATTATTATTCAAGAAAGATTTTATTGGAATATTATAAAACATAAAAATTATACTCCTCGCCTTATAGAATTTTTAGTAGAGAAAAGAGAAATAGAAAACTTAACACCTGTTGAATATAAAGAGATAATAATAAATAATTTAGAATACCCTAAAAAGATTTGGAAAAAATCATTCGAAAATCAAATATCTGATTTAGATAGATGTTTATTGTTTACCTTATTTAGTTTTGAAGTAGAACCAAAAGTAGAAGTATTGAGAGAAGCTTATAAAAGTAGATTAAATTTTGAGATGAAAGAATACAACCTATCTATAAGTTCTAATACTTTTGAGAAATCAATTAAAATTCTACAAAATGGGTTTATTTTGTCAAAGATTTATAGTAGAGATTCTAATTCACAACACTTTGGTTTTATTAATCCATCATTAACAGATTTTCTAATTTCATATATTGAAGAATCTTATTCAACAAAAAAAAATATAATTTCTAGTGTCCTTTACATAGAACAGTTGGCGAAATTTAACCCCAATAAGAAAATATTTATACTTGATGAAGAATTTCAGAGAATAATTTTCAATAAAATAAGAAATAATGAACTTCAAAGTATAAATAAGGATAAAGAATATCTTACTGACGACTCAAATGTTATACAATGTATAAGAATATTAATAAATTATTGTGATTCTATCGATACTGATGAAGTGCTGTTAGAGTATGTACAAAAAATTGACTTGAATTCTCACTTCTTATTTGTATATAAAGATATTATGATAATGTTAGAATATGCCAATAAAAAGTGTTTTTCTTTTTTTAAAGAAAATTTTATTCTCATAATAGAAAAAGTTCTAAAATTAATTGATGATCAGAGTGATGCTGAAGTTCTTGTTGATTTATTTTATAAATATAATGACTATGATGACTACATTTTAGATGAATCTAAACAGGAAAAAATATCTAACATGATAGAAGTAATTTTTGAAAGTGAAAAGGAAAGAACTAAAAATAAGTTAGAAGAAAGTATTTTAGATATATCAGAGATAGAAGAAGCTAATACAAAACTACAGGAATTTTTAGATGAATTACATGAATTTTTACTTCCTGATGTAGAACTTAATTTTAGCGTTGATGAATTTTACACAGAAGATTGGATGGACATAGTGGAAGAGAATAATAATTATAATGACGATTATGAAGATGACGTGTTATTCAATATTGGCAATGACATAAATCCATCTTATGATATAGATGACTTATTTGATTAA
- a CDS encoding phage integrase SAM-like domain-containing protein, producing MNVVFSLRKDQKAKNGLAVIYWYVSYQGQRSKKASSGIRVNEKFWKRKYATGQNAKPVNDALDSLRADLTDIFNRYRSTISNIQEIADFYLEKQSPQISMVDLYDFFVEKKKSSVSEGTISIYNDFKENWLIPYLESIKTPFMEARNFNYKQLEQLKTFMLESKKIKSTEYLEKSLARIKAAVKLGYSMDMIEKDAVAKYKLNIKHEKRDYVYLTSEELERLAKLTFSEREQHLELARDLFLVQCYTSLSY from the coding sequence ATGAATGTTGTTTTTTCTCTCCGAAAAGACCAAAAGGCTAAGAACGGATTAGCAGTAATTTACTGGTATGTTTCCTATCAAGGACAGCGTTCTAAAAAAGCATCTTCTGGAATACGTGTCAATGAAAAGTTTTGGAAGCGCAAATATGCAACTGGACAAAATGCTAAACCTGTTAATGATGCGTTGGATAGCTTGAGAGCTGACCTAACAGATATTTTCAATAGATACAGAAGTACAATATCAAATATTCAAGAAATAGCAGACTTTTATTTAGAAAAACAAAGTCCTCAAATTTCAATGGTAGATTTATATGATTTTTTTGTAGAAAAGAAAAAATCAAGCGTTTCAGAAGGAACAATATCTATTTATAATGACTTCAAAGAAAACTGGCTTATTCCTTATCTTGAATCTATCAAAACTCCTTTTATGGAAGCTAGAAATTTTAACTATAAACAGTTAGAACAGCTAAAAACATTTATGTTGGAGAGTAAAAAAATAAAATCCACCGAATATTTAGAAAAATCTTTAGCTAGAATAAAGGCAGCCGTAAAACTTGGTTATAGTATGGACATGATAGAAAAGGATGCCGTTGCTAAATATAAACTAAATATTAAGCACGAGAAAAGGGACTATGTATATCTGACAAGTGAAGAATTAGAACGGCTTGCAAAACTTACCTTTTCAGAAAGAGAACAGCATTTAGAATTAGCTAGAGATTTATTTTTAGTTCAATGTTATACTTCTTTGAGTTATTGA
- a CDS encoding DUF6252 family protein produces the protein MKTTKKIFSAFNFSKLFILLLVCSIAFVGCKDDDEDENPNEGTELAGGSMSAKVDGQAFEATLAVQATISGGVFTFAGTANSSSSVRQINIVIADYQGTGTYTFNSPASTAVWSEGTTADKIFTANFILGSGQVNITEVADGRAKGTFEFTGSNGSETRTITEGKFNVKI, from the coding sequence ATGAAAACCACAAAAAAAATATTTTCAGCATTTAATTTTAGCAAATTATTCATTCTTCTTTTAGTTTGTTCAATAGCTTTTGTAGGCTGTAAAGATGATGACGAGGATGAAAATCCAAACGAAGGAACAGAATTAGCAGGAGGAAGTATGTCTGCAAAAGTAGATGGACAAGCTTTTGAAGCTACTTTAGCTGTACAAGCAACCATTTCGGGTGGTGTTTTTACTTTTGCAGGAACAGCAAACTCTTCTTCTTCAGTTCGTCAGATTAATATTGTTATTGCAGATTATCAAGGAACAGGGACATATACTTTTAATTCGCCAGCAAGTACTGCTGTTTGGTCAGAAGGAACTACAGCTGATAAAATTTTTACAGCAAACTTTATTTTGGGAAGTGGACAAGTCAATATCACAGAAGTAGCAGATGGAAGAGCAAAAGGAACATTTGAATTTACTGGAAGTAATGGCTCTGAAACAAGAACAATTACAGAAGGGAAATTTAATGTAAAAATCTAG
- a CDS encoding phytanoyl-CoA dioxygenase family protein yields the protein MQNIKDNSVDNFYESPAPHGGTFEVPINYDAQNDVYDTLTTPAIQKEYYEKEGYLIIRNLIPESLCDAAKEAFDKEVKSYQGYIYRQASANPEKHKLTDYQYMINSILNIQSLDKNKFPVFREKGMEILTCKEFKSALNNLMSDDPKLVQSMYFEGNPATWAHQDSYYLDSSELGRMVGTWIAIEDIAPGAGRFYVYPKSHLIDMEKNGGDFDIAFNHDKYKKLVVDIIHQFKLECSAPVLRKGDVLFWHGKTIHGSLATTQPEHSRSSFTGHYIPTSTDFLQYQSRIKKLNLKKVNGIDVNFPKDQNESLNRLILNVETTFPTAFQMAKKLAIKLVTK from the coding sequence ATGCAAAATATAAAAGACAATTCAGTAGATAATTTTTATGAATCTCCTGCTCCTCATGGTGGAACTTTTGAAGTTCCTATAAATTATGACGCTCAAAATGATGTTTATGATACATTAACTACTCCTGCTATACAAAAAGAATATTACGAAAAAGAGGGGTATCTGATTATTCGTAACCTGATTCCTGAATCACTTTGTGATGCAGCTAAAGAAGCATTTGATAAGGAAGTAAAATCATATCAAGGTTATATTTATAGACAGGCTTCTGCCAATCCAGAAAAACATAAATTGACGGATTATCAGTATATGATTAATTCTATTCTCAATATTCAATCTTTAGATAAAAATAAGTTTCCAGTTTTCAGAGAAAAAGGAATGGAAATATTGACCTGTAAAGAATTCAAATCAGCTTTAAACAATTTAATGTCTGATGATCCAAAATTAGTTCAGAGTATGTATTTTGAAGGAAACCCAGCTACTTGGGCGCATCAAGATAGTTATTACTTAGACTCTTCAGAATTGGGTCGAATGGTGGGAACTTGGATAGCTATTGAAGATATTGCACCAGGAGCAGGGCGTTTTTATGTTTATCCAAAAAGTCATTTGATTGATATGGAAAAAAATGGTGGTGATTTTGATATTGCTTTCAATCATGATAAATACAAAAAATTAGTTGTGGATATTATTCATCAATTCAAATTAGAATGTAGCGCACCTGTTTTGAGAAAAGGGGATGTTCTTTTTTGGCATGGAAAAACAATTCATGGAAGCCTTGCTACTACTCAACCCGAACATTCTCGTTCTTCTTTTACAGGACATTATATTCCTACTTCTACCGATTTTTTACAATACCAATCTCGCATCAAAAAATTGAATCTTAAAAAAGTAAACGGAATTGATGTAAACTTTCCAAAAGACCAAAATGAGAGCCTTAACCGTTTGATTTTGAATGTAGAAACTACATTTCCTACTGCTTTTCAGATGGCTAAAAAATTAGCTATCAAATTAGTTACTAAATAA
- a CDS encoding TIGR02452 family protein translates to MQKSRRISIAKDTVEVIKNGFYINQKNEKVDISEIQEYAQRNSELFEANDNFMLEAHYEPLKSVKKKYYTQNESVMVVIDNLLKANNEPVFCLNFASAKNIGGGFLTGAQAQEESIARVTGLSACCFEFFEEYYQFHRSRKSMLYTDTMIYSPNVPIFKNDEGEYLDKPQKVSILTSAAVNAGVVKCQERDKIEQIIPVMYQRTEKVLAIAHRNGYKNLVLGAWGCGVFQNEPADIAKIFHDLLTTKFENCFEEVVFAIKTNQEKIINPFLKYFPEY, encoded by the coding sequence ATGCAAAAATCAAGACGTATAAGTATTGCAAAAGATACCGTTGAGGTAATCAAAAATGGTTTTTATATCAATCAGAAAAATGAAAAAGTAGATATTTCAGAAATTCAAGAATACGCACAGAGAAATTCAGAGCTTTTTGAAGCAAACGATAATTTTATGTTAGAAGCTCATTATGAGCCTTTAAAAAGTGTAAAAAAAAAGTATTATACTCAAAACGAATCGGTTATGGTCGTCATTGATAATCTGTTGAAGGCGAATAATGAACCTGTTTTTTGTCTAAATTTTGCTTCTGCCAAAAATATTGGAGGTGGTTTTCTGACAGGTGCACAAGCACAAGAGGAATCTATCGCACGAGTAACGGGACTTAGTGCATGTTGCTTTGAGTTTTTTGAAGAATATTATCAGTTTCATCGCAGTCGAAAAAGTATGCTTTATACTGATACGATGATTTATTCGCCTAACGTTCCGATTTTTAAAAATGATGAAGGAGAATATTTAGACAAACCACAAAAAGTAAGTATTCTGACTTCGGCTGCCGTAAACGCAGGAGTGGTAAAATGCCAAGAAAGAGATAAAATAGAGCAAATTATTCCTGTTATGTATCAGCGAACCGAAAAAGTATTGGCTATCGCTCATCGTAACGGCTACAAAAATTTAGTTTTGGGTGCGTGGGGCTGTGGTGTTTTTCAAAACGAACCTGCTGATATTGCCAAGATTTTTCACGACCTTTTGACTACAAAATTTGAAAACTGCTTCGAAGAAGTTGTCTTTGCCATCAAAACCAATCAAGAAAAAATTATTAATCCTTTTTTGAAGTATTTTCCTGAATATTAA
- a CDS encoding NAD-dependent deacylase yields the protein MRKKIVVLTGAGVSAESGIATFRASDGLWEGHRVEEVASPEGWDADPQKVLNFYNERRRGLLDAQPNEAHKILAQLERNFDVTIITQNVDDLHERAGSTHVLHLHGELMKARSSVDESYIVKMDNWELNMGERCPKGSQMRPYIVWFGEPVPMMEQAMMEAMGADIFVVVGTSLLVYPAAGLLDYAPRQTPKYIIDPKIPSVRSLPNLHFIEEVATKGMKKLEAILMRDYTH from the coding sequence ATGCGTAAAAAAATTGTAGTCTTGACAGGTGCTGGCGTAAGTGCAGAAAGTGGAATTGCAACCTTTAGAGCTTCTGATGGGCTTTGGGAAGGACACCGAGTAGAAGAAGTAGCTTCTCCAGAAGGTTGGGACGCAGACCCACAGAAAGTATTAAATTTTTATAATGAGCGTAGAAGAGGTCTTTTAGATGCACAACCTAATGAAGCACACAAAATCTTGGCTCAATTAGAACGAAACTTTGATGTAACCATCATTACTCAAAATGTAGATGATTTGCATGAACGAGCAGGTTCAACCCACGTTTTGCATCTTCATGGAGAACTCATGAAAGCTAGAAGTTCGGTTGATGAATCCTATATTGTTAAAATGGATAATTGGGAATTAAATATGGGCGAAAGATGTCCGAAAGGCTCACAAATGCGTCCGTATATTGTATGGTTTGGCGAACCTGTTCCGATGATGGAACAAGCTATGATGGAAGCCATGGGTGCAGATATTTTTGTAGTGGTCGGAACTTCTCTTTTGGTTTATCCTGCTGCTGGTCTTCTTGATTATGCTCCTCGTCAAACTCCTAAATATATCATTGACCCAAAAATTCCTTCTGTTCGTTCGCTACCAAATCTTCATTTTATAGAAGAAGTTGCAACAAAAGGAATGAAAAAATTAGAAGCTATCTTGATGAGAGATTATACGCACTAA
- a CDS encoding ATP-binding protein: MSNLEYLKQNPYFQEVPENQLEWLLEESVCQDLEEGEFLFQPNQEITCMHIVLCGRIRLYIAQNGQMRQLAIYEPHEITGQLPYSRMTKSTGYGIALEPTKLLCFEKTKFQELIQNNYELTEALVRRMTTRVREFTKNQQMTEKMVSLGKLSAGLAHELNNPASAVVRSAESLQKHLQNTPEQFKDVISIKVNPEQVDQINDFLFEKINNLKNRDKNTSQKTKKSILQKSNLEDELLDYMEDRDVKDAFDIAPTFVEYDFEINDLERVEEIVSEAHLSPILNWICNNLITEKTIQEIKDASERIGHLVQSIKSYTHMDKGSDATQVSIVEGIENTLTLLNHKIKVKNINVELNFEDNLPKIEAQAGEINQVWTNIIDNALDVLPENGEGKLKIESKNDHDFVLTKITDNGGGIPKDIINQIFDPFFTTKEIGKGTGLGLDITHRIIQQHNGSIKVNSENGQTTFEICIPIKGQS, encoded by the coding sequence ATGAGCAACCTAGAATACCTAAAACAAAATCCCTACTTTCAAGAAGTTCCAGAAAATCAATTAGAATGGCTTTTAGAGGAATCAGTATGTCAAGATTTGGAAGAAGGAGAATTTTTGTTTCAACCAAATCAAGAAATAACTTGCATGCATATCGTTTTGTGTGGCAGAATTCGTCTTTATATTGCTCAAAATGGACAAATGCGACAACTTGCTATTTATGAACCTCACGAAATTACAGGACAGCTTCCGTATTCTCGCATGACAAAATCGACAGGTTATGGAATTGCTTTAGAACCCACAAAGTTATTATGTTTTGAGAAGACAAAATTTCAAGAGCTTATCCAAAATAATTATGAACTTACAGAAGCACTTGTAAGAAGAATGACAACCCGAGTGAGAGAGTTTACCAAAAATCAGCAAATGACCGAAAAAATGGTTTCGCTTGGAAAGCTTTCAGCAGGATTAGCACACGAACTCAATAACCCAGCTTCAGCAGTTGTACGAAGTGCCGAGTCTTTACAAAAACATCTTCAAAACACACCAGAGCAGTTTAAAGATGTAATTTCCATAAAAGTAAATCCTGAGCAAGTTGATCAAATCAATGATTTTTTATTTGAAAAAATAAATAATTTAAAAAACAGAGATAAGAATACTTCTCAAAAAACTAAAAAATCTATCCTCCAAAAAAGTAATTTAGAAGATGAATTGTTAGATTACATGGAAGATAGAGATGTCAAAGATGCCTTCGATATTGCTCCAACTTTTGTAGAGTATGATTTTGAAATAAATGATTTGGAAAGAGTAGAGGAAATTGTTTCAGAAGCACATTTGAGTCCTATTTTGAATTGGATTTGTAATAATTTAATTACTGAAAAAACGATTCAAGAAATAAAAGATGCCTCGGAAAGAATTGGTCATTTGGTGCAGTCTATCAAATCGTATACTCACATGGACAAAGGTTCGGATGCTACACAAGTTTCGATTGTGGAAGGAATAGAAAATACTTTGACTTTGCTCAATCATAAAATTAAAGTCAAAAATATAAATGTAGAATTAAATTTTGAAGATAATTTACCAAAAATAGAAGCACAAGCAGGTGAAATTAATCAAGTTTGGACAAATATTATAGATAATGCCCTTGATGTATTGCCTGAAAATGGAGAAGGGAAACTAAAAATAGAAAGTAAAAATGACCATGATTTTGTTTTAACAAAAATTACAGACAATGGTGGAGGAATTCCAAAAGATATAATTAATCAAATATTTGACCCATTTTTCACGACAAAAGAAATTGGAAAAGGAACAGGTCTAGGATTAGATATTACCCACCGAATTATCCAACAACACAATGGAAGCATAAAAGTAAATTCTGAAAACGGACAAACTACTTTTGAGATTTGTATTCCGATAAAAGGACAATCTTAA
- a CDS encoding tyrosine-type recombinase/integrase, with translation MPQAIQLLDKLGYETNPTVNNKYNQNIRICMYRANIDKYIRSHFGKHTAGAFFLNSGVRLDVVSKVLGHSSIKTTEKVYAKMIHTWGVQDEFNRVFRNK, from the coding sequence TTGCCACAAGCTATACAGTTACTTGATAAGCTAGGGTATGAAACTAATCCAACCGTAAACAATAAATATAATCAAAATATACGTATTTGTATGTATAGGGCAAATATTGATAAATACATACGCTCGCATTTTGGAAAGCATACAGCTGGAGCTTTTTTCTTAAATAGTGGTGTTCGTTTAGATGTAGTTTCAAAAGTTTTAGGTCATAGTAGTATCAAAACAACAGAGAAGGTTTATGCTAAAATGATTCATACTTGGGGGGTACAAGACGAATTTAATAGAGTATTCAGAAATAAATAG
- a CDS encoding mechanosensitive ion channel domain-containing protein has translation MPTPEQIIHYFYRLFRSAGVEVETAKFLNAFICIIILLIVVYILDRIVKQLFVNLITKISTRTRNQFDNFLVKNNAAGLTAHLFILLFIVYALPFVLWDFPQTYIYIEKAVDIFGAFVVVLLVQSVLRTFSDYLKTMPTFRDKPIHSYVQVFMIFAWLAAIVYIFTILTNKSPWTFFSALGALSAVILLIFRDTILGFVASIQVTVNDMVRIGDWITMEKYGADGDVIEISLATVKVQNFDNTITTIPTYYLISDSFRNWRGMQKAGGRRIKRSILLKVSSIHYLSEEDIKELKNIDLIKGYLETMDSEVNNYNKEHNSNKTLLLNGKNMTNLGVFRIYIEEYLKQNPHINNDMLMMSRQLEATPQGVPLEIYAFSKSKEWLEYEKVVSDIFDHLFAAVPYFNLHLFEAPSNVLAITREKR, from the coding sequence ATGCCTACTCCAGAACAAATTATACATTATTTTTATCGTCTATTTCGCAGTGCAGGTGTAGAAGTAGAGACGGCAAAATTCTTAAATGCGTTCATTTGCATCATTATTTTACTCATTGTAGTTTATATTTTAGATCGTATTGTTAAGCAGCTTTTTGTAAATCTGATTACAAAAATCTCTACCCGAACTAGAAATCAATTTGATAATTTTTTGGTGAAAAATAATGCTGCTGGACTTACAGCACATCTTTTTATACTTTTATTTATCGTCTATGCACTGCCTTTTGTGCTTTGGGATTTTCCTCAAACATACATTTATATAGAAAAAGCTGTCGATATATTTGGAGCGTTTGTAGTGGTTTTGTTAGTTCAGAGCGTTTTGAGAACTTTTAGTGATTATCTCAAAACGATGCCTACTTTTAGAGATAAGCCAATTCATAGTTATGTGCAAGTTTTTATGATTTTTGCTTGGTTGGCTGCTATTGTTTATATTTTTACAATTCTGACAAACAAATCTCCTTGGACATTTTTTTCTGCGTTGGGTGCGCTTTCTGCTGTAATTTTACTCATTTTTAGAGATACAATTTTGGGTTTTGTGGCAAGTATTCAAGTTACGGTTAATGATATGGTCAGAATTGGAGATTGGATAACAATGGAAAAATATGGTGCTGATGGCGATGTGATAGAAATTAGTTTAGCCACTGTAAAAGTTCAGAATTTTGATAATACTATTACAACTATTCCTACTTATTATCTGATTTCAGATTCATTCAGAAACTGGCGAGGAATGCAAAAAGCAGGTGGAAGAAGAATAAAACGTTCTATCCTTTTGAAAGTATCTAGTATTCATTATTTGAGTGAAGAAGATATAAAAGAACTCAAAAATATTGATTTGATAAAAGGCTATTTGGAAACCATGGATAGCGAAGTAAACAATTACAACAAAGAACACAACAGTAACAAAACACTTCTTTTAAATGGAAAAAACATGACAAATTTGGGTGTTTTCAGAATTTATATTGAAGAATATCTCAAACAAAATCCTCATATTAATAATGATATGCTGATGATGAGCAGACAACTAGAAGCTACTCCACAAGGTGTTCCTTTAGAAATTTATGCCTTTAGTAAGAGTAAAGAATGGTTAGAATATGAAAAAGTAGTGTCTGATATTTTTGACCATTTGTTTGCTGCTGTTCCTTATTTTAATTTACATCTTTTTGAAGCTCCTTCGAATGTTTTGGCGATTACTAGAGAGAAGAGGTAG